A genomic region of Pseudobacteroides sp. contains the following coding sequences:
- a CDS encoding right-handed parallel beta-helix repeat-containing protein, translating into MYKKSLLRKILIGCIMVSLFCSQVFLTGTGSSAAEVSGQVNFDLIGFATLNGGTTGGTGGKEVIITSLTQANDLLNARKKANDTSPLIMKVDGKISGAGKIDIKEVKNISVIGVGARGELEGIGLNIYKSSNIIVRNLKIHHTLAPIDGIGIESSNHIWVDHCEIYNMIGDCNGDGKIDEKGDISGGDVDWYDGLLDAKSTSEYITVSWNYFHDAFKTSLVGSSDSDNYDRKITFHHNFYENCKSRLPSYRGGTGHIFNNYYLDISSSAINSRVGAKLRVEGNVFENVGSGSVDGTTGCAEGPIGTYFSDEVGMWDVKDNQFINCKGNQPTTSTCSFTPPYDYSRVLDTASSVKAMVLQYAGIGKIEGTATSTATLKPTATPTAKVSPTSTNSKAFAVSGYIKPDMNVNSDDLRSGFKVEIQGVGSATTDSNGYFTLANVPQGSTYTVKVSKASYLTREIRNVNVSGSIQIGSQTSPVLIGAGDINMDNTINMTDIIQIAKGFNASKDSSSYNEAFDLNLDGAVNMSDIIIIAAYFGKTINDYPQNVTIVTTADPTASATPIPTATKAPTATKASTASPTPTPIGITSATPASGDIIVEPNGSVTLAQAIASIQPGKTIFLKSGTYNLSTTIVIAEGNNGSAGNMKKILAYGSDKPVLNFSAMSENSSNRGIVLAANYWHIKGITIQNAGDNGMLLAGNNNIIEGCLFRLNHDTGLQLSRYNSNYNTIDKWPSNNLILDCVSTENKDSTLENADGFAAKLTSGNGNVFRNCKALYNCDDGWDLYTKSDTGAIGVVTMENCEASGNGKETNGTVTGGDGNGYKLGDDTASVPHVLKNCVANNNYKHGFTGNGNPAAIIMTNCTGTGNGQKLFDRLTNAIFN; encoded by the coding sequence ATGTATAAAAAAAGCTTATTAAGAAAAATACTTATTGGCTGTATAATGGTATCATTGTTTTGTTCACAAGTATTTTTAACTGGTACAGGCTCCTCTGCAGCTGAGGTGAGTGGACAGGTTAATTTTGATTTAATTGGTTTTGCAACATTGAATGGAGGAACAACAGGCGGTACTGGAGGAAAGGAAGTTATAATAACCAGTCTTACTCAAGCTAATGACCTTTTAAATGCCCGTAAGAAGGCAAATGATACATCACCGCTCATCATGAAGGTAGACGGGAAAATAAGCGGTGCAGGAAAAATTGATATTAAAGAAGTAAAAAACATCTCTGTTATAGGTGTTGGAGCAAGAGGTGAGTTGGAAGGTATTGGATTGAATATCTACAAATCCAGCAATATTATAGTCCGTAATCTAAAGATCCATCACACCTTGGCACCCATTGACGGGATAGGGATTGAAAGCAGCAATCATATTTGGGTTGACCATTGTGAAATCTACAATATGATCGGAGACTGTAACGGAGATGGTAAAATAGATGAAAAGGGAGATATTTCCGGGGGCGATGTGGACTGGTATGATGGGCTTCTTGATGCAAAGAGTACCAGTGAATACATCACAGTATCCTGGAATTATTTCCATGATGCATTCAAGACAAGCCTTGTAGGCTCGTCGGACAGTGACAACTATGACAGGAAAATTACTTTCCACCACAATTTCTATGAAAACTGCAAATCCCGTTTGCCTAGCTATAGGGGAGGCACAGGACATATATTCAACAACTATTATCTGGATATAAGCAGTTCGGCAATCAATTCCAGAGTAGGTGCCAAACTGCGTGTTGAGGGTAATGTTTTTGAAAACGTGGGTTCCGGTTCGGTTGACGGCACCACAGGATGTGCTGAGGGACCAATAGGTACATATTTTAGTGATGAAGTGGGTATGTGGGATGTTAAGGACAATCAGTTTATAAACTGTAAGGGAAATCAGCCAACCACATCCACATGCAGCTTTACTCCGCCATATGATTACTCAAGGGTATTAGATACTGCAAGCAGTGTTAAGGCAATGGTACTGCAGTATGCAGGTATAGGCAAAATAGAAGGAACTGCTACATCAACAGCTACACTTAAGCCGACCGCTACACCAACTGCAAAAGTATCGCCAACTTCGACCAACAGTAAGGCATTCGCAGTATCGGGCTATATTAAGCCTGATATGAATGTAAACTCTGATGATCTAAGAAGCGGGTTCAAGGTAGAAATACAGGGGGTTGGCAGTGCCACTACCGATTCCAACGGTTATTTTACATTGGCAAACGTTCCCCAAGGCTCAACCTATACGGTGAAAGTCAGCAAAGCATCATATTTGACCAGGGAAATCAGAAATGTCAATGTCTCAGGAAGCATTCAGATAGGTTCACAGACCTCACCTGTATTGATTGGGGCAGGTGATATAAATATGGATAACACTATAAACATGACCGATATAATCCAAATTGCAAAGGGATTTAATGCTTCTAAGGATAGTTCTTCCTATAATGAAGCATTTGATTTGAACTTGGACGGAGCTGTAAACATGTCAGATATAATTATTATAGCTGCATATTTCGGCAAAACAATAAATGATTACCCTCAAAATGTTACCATAGTTACAACCGCAGACCCAACTGCTTCTGCAACGCCAATACCTACAGCAACTAAAGCACCCACTGCCACAAAGGCATCTACAGCAAGCCCGACACCAACGCCGATCGGTATCACATCTGCAACGCCTGCCAGCGGAGATATAATTGTTGAGCCAAACGGTTCTGTAACCCTTGCTCAAGCAATAGCAAGCATTCAGCCGGGCAAGACGATCTTCTTAAAAAGCGGTACTTACAATTTGTCTACCACAATAGTTATAGCAGAGGGTAATAACGGAAGTGCAGGAAACATGAAGAAGATTTTGGCATATGGAAGTGATAAGCCGGTGCTCAACTTTTCGGCTATGAGCGAAAATTCTTCGAACAGAGGGATTGTGCTTGCTGCAAACTACTGGCATATTAAGGGCATAACTATTCAGAATGCAGGGGATAATGGAATGCTCCTTGCAGGGAACAACAATATTATTGAGGGATGTTTATTCAGGCTGAACCATGATACAGGACTTCAGCTATCAAGATACAACTCAAATTATAACACAATAGACAAGTGGCCAAGTAACAACCTTATATTGGACTGTGTTTCAACGGAGAATAAGGATTCCACACTGGAAAATGCCGATGGGTTTGCTGCAAAGCTTACAAGCGGTAACGGAAATGTATTTAGAAACTGTAAAGCATTGTACAACTGCGATGACGGGTGGGACTTATACACAAAATCTGATACTGGGGCTATTGGAGTTGTTACCATGGAAAACTGTGAAGCATCAGGAAACGGAAAAGAAACTAACGGAACTGTAACCGGCGGAGATGGAAACGGTTATAAGCTTGGTGACGACACTGCTTCGGTTCCTCATGTTCTTAAAAACTGTGTTGCAAATAACAACTATAAGCATGGCTTTACCGGTAACGGTAACCCTGCTGCAATAATTATGACAAACTGCACCGGTACAGGAAACGGACAAAAGCTCTTTGATAGGCTGACCAACGCAATATTCAATTAA
- a CDS encoding substrate-binding domain-containing protein, whose amino-acid sequence MLPRLNIGVITHRTEASYFGTLLKSIHESLKKANANMYVINTFMMYKFNSDLKRQSIFYPLASKNMDGWIVLSQGADDEYLNTILNSDKPVVLINFDPKKYSCNIIQDDSHYGGETITQHLIDHGHTRIAFIGWFELLDMVERFDGYKLALKKNGIPFDDKLVFDTDKDALIESGKITAAKLLQSGTSFSAVFCANDFIAIGTMNTFKEAGLRIPEDVAVIGYDDILYAKSHIPSLSSFHQNIKKLGTTGADTLIGILKGKASTNKTVFIRSDIILRESCGCNKTVEEVPTIENLKTKDTIIKCVEDMLSRNYNLGTELFSMDLGGIKKLLPQVVGDYSWLCFGQFDEDYANNGLLSIEHLSNSKKEDVTPPNLSCPIERFPNPDIIPDLDNIGPDDIVWILPLSTMARNWGAIVYISPFNNASTLFAYDISSTIFNLFGIALDREMASIESSDNLLTLQKTLDTLRETQEQLVQTEKMASLVGVVSGVAHEINTPLGVSLTAASFLEQNSNKIMEQFQSQKLSRKDLQVYLEACIETSKILMSNLQRSSGLVSRFKEIAVNRSNEDKVKINLESFVGNIWALLPPTLSRKNVSISIECPHNLSVSTYPNRLIKIITSLLENSIIHAFPDGRKGNICMEFTSQNNILSITYSDNGSGIEKSYLTKIFDPFFTTKRGHGSIGLGLNIVYNIITQEFGGSISCESQPGSGTVFNITIPLDK is encoded by the coding sequence ATGCTACCAAGATTAAATATAGGTGTGATTACTCATCGTACGGAAGCATCTTATTTCGGAACTTTACTAAAGAGCATCCATGAATCTTTAAAAAAAGCAAATGCCAATATGTATGTAATTAATACTTTTATGATGTACAAGTTCAACTCCGATTTGAAAAGACAATCTATCTTTTACCCCCTGGCTTCTAAAAATATGGATGGGTGGATAGTTCTTTCGCAAGGAGCTGATGATGAGTATCTCAATACAATTTTGAATTCTGACAAACCTGTAGTTCTTATTAACTTTGACCCTAAAAAATATAGCTGCAATATAATTCAGGATGACAGCCATTATGGTGGAGAAACCATAACTCAACACCTTATTGATCATGGACATACAAGAATAGCCTTTATCGGCTGGTTTGAACTGCTTGATATGGTGGAAAGGTTTGATGGGTACAAGCTTGCTTTAAAGAAAAATGGGATACCCTTTGATGATAAACTTGTATTTGATACCGATAAAGATGCATTGATAGAATCCGGAAAGATAACGGCTGCCAAGCTATTACAGAGCGGCACATCTTTCTCTGCTGTTTTTTGTGCCAATGACTTTATAGCAATTGGAACAATGAATACTTTTAAGGAAGCAGGTCTCCGAATTCCCGAAGACGTTGCGGTCATAGGGTATGATGACATATTATATGCCAAAAGTCATATCCCTAGCTTATCCAGCTTTCATCAAAATATAAAAAAACTTGGCACGACAGGAGCAGATACTTTAATTGGCATATTGAAGGGTAAGGCCTCAACAAACAAAACAGTTTTCATAAGATCCGATATCATTTTGAGAGAGTCTTGCGGCTGCAATAAAACCGTTGAAGAAGTTCCTACCATAGAAAATTTAAAAACGAAGGATACAATAATAAAGTGCGTTGAAGATATGCTGTCCAGAAACTATAATCTCGGCACCGAGCTTTTTTCAATGGATCTTGGAGGAATAAAAAAGCTTTTGCCCCAAGTGGTGGGGGATTACTCATGGCTTTGCTTCGGACAATTTGACGAAGACTATGCAAACAACGGCTTACTCAGTATTGAGCATCTATCCAATTCCAAAAAGGAAGATGTTACCCCTCCAAACTTATCATGTCCTATTGAGCGGTTTCCAAACCCTGATATAATACCCGACCTGGATAATATCGGTCCCGACGACATAGTATGGATACTTCCCTTATCGACAATGGCAAGGAATTGGGGTGCTATAGTATATATCAGCCCATTTAACAATGCAAGTACACTGTTTGCCTATGACATCTCCAGCACAATATTCAATCTCTTCGGTATTGCTTTGGACCGAGAGATGGCAAGCATTGAGTCCAGTGACAATCTATTAACCCTCCAAAAGACACTGGATACCCTTCGTGAGACTCAGGAACAACTGGTTCAAACAGAAAAGATGGCGTCACTTGTAGGCGTTGTGTCAGGAGTTGCACATGAAATTAATACTCCACTAGGCGTAAGCTTAACAGCTGCTTCATTTCTTGAACAGAATTCCAATAAAATCATGGAACAGTTTCAATCACAAAAGTTAAGCCGTAAAGACCTCCAGGTATACCTGGAAGCTTGTATTGAAACCAGTAAAATTCTTATGTCAAATCTGCAAAGGTCATCCGGCCTTGTCAGCAGATTTAAAGAGATTGCTGTAAACCGTTCTAATGAGGATAAAGTTAAAATTAACCTTGAGAGCTTCGTCGGTAATATATGGGCATTACTGCCTCCAACATTATCCAGGAAAAATGTAAGCATCAGTATAGAATGTCCCCACAATCTCTCTGTATCGACTTACCCCAATAGATTAATCAAAATCATAACCAGCCTCCTTGAGAACTCCATAATTCATGCTTTTCCCGATGGAAGAAAAGGGAATATATGCATGGAATTCACCTCCCAAAACAATATTTTGTCTATAACTTACTCTGATAATGGATCTGGGATTGAAAAAAGCTACCTGACAAAAATATTCGATCCGTTTTTCACTACAAAGAGAGGACATGGCAGCATCGGCTTGGGACTTAATATAGTCTACAACATAATCACCCAGGAATTTGGAGGAAGTATTAGCTGCGAAAGCCAGCCAGGCAGCGGAACGGTGTTTAATATAACAATCCCACTTGACAAATAA
- a CDS encoding flavodoxin family protein: MAKVIGIVGSPRRGGNTSAIVNQVLKGAEASGAEIKIYYLNEFEIKGCQSCMYCRKNDSCSLKDDMQTIFEDMKSADAVILGSPIYIHQVSGQMKIFMDRLYPFTNEKHTPRFGIKKLVMVYTQAAPFELFFRNYIRYLRKAFAAMGLKHFADIRATKCFEPNAAKNNQRLMCKAFAMGKKII; this comes from the coding sequence ATGGCTAAGGTAATAGGAATAGTAGGAAGTCCAAGAAGGGGAGGAAATACAAGTGCTATTGTGAACCAGGTATTAAAGGGTGCTGAAGCATCTGGTGCTGAGATAAAAATATATTATTTAAATGAGTTTGAAATCAAGGGCTGCCAAAGCTGTATGTACTGCAGAAAGAATGATAGCTGTAGTCTAAAGGATGATATGCAGACAATCTTTGAGGATATGAAAAGTGCCGATGCCGTGATTTTGGGAAGTCCCATATATATTCATCAAGTATCAGGTCAAATGAAGATTTTTATGGACAGACTGTATCCATTCACCAATGAAAAGCATACGCCTAGATTCGGCATCAAAAAACTGGTTATGGTTTATACTCAGGCGGCACCTTTTGAGTTGTTCTTCAGGAACTATATAAGGTACCTCAGAAAGGCATTTGCGGCTATGGGATTAAAGCACTTTGCTGATATACGAGCGACAAAATGTTTTGAGCCAAATGCAGCTAAAAATAACCAAAGACTTATGTGCAAAGCATTTGCAATGGGTAAAAAAATAATATAA
- a CDS encoding PstS family phosphate ABC transporter substrate-binding protein produces MSDIYNEKDSEIVSSVDNMGNLDGYRQSKVMSTISLCFIFALAYFVFECLFFAVISTTYLVEMINSNLEGLIDSLSDAGLLLLAILYCFIIFSPLGFFGFIMAKRISRSLVRQIIIILPIVIVGILLWYTGYSSSSRNINDLQWILYYLYAMWGMTIISGLEDYVSNPGILVYLSLAAVIIPCMAFLIGVWADKYLTRYVTRNKIKLVAVGIPFILVLCIFATVLIPKATMFTAYTYPRVDGATAAIPFGKVLIKELAGASKRKANKVSFSTTHDAYVNLIEKKADIIFVAGPSDEELKLAEQNNVKMKLTPIGRDAFIFLVHKDNPVNDLTIKQIQDIYSGKVTNWKQVGGADNEMLAYQREKNSGSQTFMENKVMKGISFAEAPTEKKPDSMGGLIDAVADYKNAKNSIGYSFYYFANEMHKRESVKFLSIEGIECNKENITSKKYPFTAVLYAVTREGEAPDSSASKMLQWILGDEGTQAIEEGGFVPMSK; encoded by the coding sequence ATGAGCGATATTTATAACGAAAAAGATTCTGAAATAGTCAGTTCGGTAGATAATATGGGCAATTTGGATGGGTATAGACAGAGCAAAGTCATGTCTACAATATCACTTTGCTTTATATTTGCACTGGCATACTTTGTTTTTGAATGTTTGTTCTTTGCTGTTATTAGTACTACATACTTGGTAGAAATGATAAATAGTAACCTTGAAGGGCTTATTGATAGTCTGAGTGATGCAGGTTTGTTACTGCTAGCTATCTTATATTGCTTTATTATATTTTCGCCGCTGGGTTTCTTTGGTTTTATTATGGCAAAGAGAATCAGCAGGAGTTTGGTGAGACAGATAATAATAATATTGCCTATAGTTATTGTGGGCATTTTGTTGTGGTATACCGGCTACTCAAGCTCAAGTAGGAATATAAATGATTTACAATGGATTCTATACTATTTATATGCAATGTGGGGAATGACTATTATTAGTGGGCTTGAGGATTATGTGTCCAATCCTGGAATCCTTGTATATTTAAGTCTGGCAGCAGTTATAATTCCATGCATGGCATTCCTTATAGGCGTTTGGGCAGATAAATATCTTACAAGATATGTCACCAGAAATAAGATAAAACTGGTTGCAGTAGGTATTCCCTTTATTTTGGTTTTGTGTATTTTTGCAACCGTATTGATTCCAAAGGCAACAATGTTTACCGCCTATACCTATCCTAGGGTTGATGGAGCTACTGCTGCCATTCCTTTTGGCAAGGTCCTTATTAAAGAACTGGCGGGAGCCAGCAAAAGGAAGGCCAACAAGGTGAGCTTCAGTACAACACATGACGCATATGTGAATCTCATAGAGAAAAAAGCAGATATTATATTTGTTGCTGGTCCCTCAGACGAAGAGTTGAAACTGGCGGAGCAAAACAATGTAAAGATGAAGCTGACTCCGATTGGAAGGGATGCATTTATATTTCTGGTACATAAGGATAACCCTGTGAATGACCTGACGATAAAGCAGATCCAGGATATTTACTCTGGAAAGGTTACTAACTGGAAGCAGGTCGGAGGAGCGGATAATGAGATGCTGGCTTACCAGAGGGAAAAAAACTCAGGCAGCCAGACCTTTATGGAAAACAAGGTAATGAAAGGGATAAGTTTTGCTGAGGCACCAACTGAAAAGAAACCGGACAGCATGGGAGGGCTTATTGATGCGGTTGCGGACTATAAGAATGCCAAAAACTCAATAGGGTATTCCTTTTATTACTTTGCAAACGAAATGCATAAGAGGGAAAGTGTTAAGTTTTTGTCCATTGAGGGAATTGAGTGCAATAAAGAGAATATTACAAGCAAGAAATACCCATTTACAGCAGTTCTGTACGCTGTAACAAGAGAGGGAGAGGCTCCTGACAGCTCAGCCAGCAAAATGCTTCAATGGATTTTAGGTGACGAAGGCACACAGGCAATAGAAGAGGGCGGCTTTGTGCCCATGAGCAAATAA
- a CDS encoding CooT family nickel-binding protein, translated as MPVNGMVELENIFNQRKIVKAKIKEMVLL; from the coding sequence ATACCTGTTAATGGCATGGTTGAGCTTGAGAATATTTTTAACCAGCGAAAGATTGTAAAAGCCAAGATAAAGGAAATGGTACTTCTGTAG
- the rlmD gene encoding 23S rRNA (uracil(1939)-C(5))-methyltransferase RlmD — MLTIGELYTFDILGLTQDGCGIGMVGDSKIFIDGVLLGEKVAGIITKIEPGYAAARLFEIIESKGDRIPPLCRYFNRCGGCSLQFIPYDQQLTVKRDIVKEAAVRIAGLDARLVKEAIGSEDILYYRNKAQYPAQHSEGKWKVGFYKSRSREVIDLDFCFLQHKLSNDVRKAVRIYLDELGQNEQFIERKAAIHHIVTRVSHSTCDVMVILVTALNELPYVERLIEKLTDKVPKLKSLYINHNEKGTSQVMGEKNTLIFGEEKIIDSIGSFNFVISPLSFFQVNPTQTRVLYDKVREFAGLVGREAVLDLYCGTGTISIYLSEAAGMVIGVEGVEEAVKDAEINARINRVKNVEFICGRVEHVVGKICDSVDVVIVDPPRKGCKKEVLDAMVRINPARIVYVSCNPSTMAADVKYLSQKGYGVSVIQPIDMFPHTAHVETVTLLRKV; from the coding sequence ATGTTAACTATAGGAGAATTGTACACCTTTGATATACTTGGCTTGACTCAGGATGGCTGTGGTATAGGCATGGTGGGAGATTCAAAGATATTTATAGACGGAGTACTCCTGGGAGAGAAGGTAGCGGGAATTATAACTAAAATAGAGCCGGGCTATGCAGCAGCCAGGCTCTTTGAGATTATTGAATCAAAAGGAGATAGAATACCACCATTATGCCGGTATTTCAACCGGTGCGGAGGGTGCTCCCTTCAATTTATCCCATATGATCAGCAGCTCACAGTGAAAAGGGATATTGTGAAGGAGGCTGCAGTCAGAATCGCTGGCCTTGATGCCAGGCTTGTAAAGGAGGCTATTGGTTCTGAGGACATACTCTACTACCGGAACAAGGCACAGTACCCCGCCCAACATTCCGAGGGAAAGTGGAAGGTGGGGTTTTATAAATCAAGATCCAGAGAGGTTATTGATTTGGATTTCTGTTTTTTGCAGCATAAATTAAGTAACGATGTAAGAAAGGCTGTCAGGATTTATCTTGATGAATTAGGGCAAAATGAACAATTCATAGAGAGAAAGGCTGCAATACACCATATTGTGACTCGTGTGAGCCATAGTACCTGTGATGTAATGGTTATCCTGGTTACGGCATTAAATGAGCTGCCATATGTTGAAAGGCTAATTGAAAAGTTAACTGATAAAGTGCCTAAACTAAAAAGTTTATACATAAATCATAACGAAAAGGGTACAAGCCAGGTTATGGGGGAGAAAAACACGTTAATATTTGGTGAAGAAAAAATAATTGATTCCATAGGCTCCTTCAACTTTGTTATTTCGCCATTATCTTTCTTCCAGGTAAATCCAACACAGACTAGAGTTTTATATGATAAAGTCCGTGAATTTGCAGGTCTAGTAGGCCGGGAAGCGGTTTTGGACCTTTACTGCGGAACAGGCACCATTTCCATTTATCTATCGGAGGCAGCCGGAATGGTTATTGGGGTGGAGGGAGTAGAGGAAGCTGTAAAAGATGCCGAGATAAATGCCAGGATAAACCGGGTGAAAAATGTAGAGTTTATTTGTGGCCGGGTTGAGCATGTAGTTGGAAAAATCTGTGACAGTGTAGATGTTGTAATAGTTGATCCTCCGAGAAAAGGATGCAAAAAGGAAGTGCTTGATGCAATGGTAAGGATTAACCCCGCCCGGATTGTATATGTATCATGCAACCCCTCAACCATGGCTGCCGATGTGAAATATCTGTCTCAGAAGGGGTACGGTGTAAGTGTAATCCAGCCGATCGATATGTTCCCACATACTGCACATGTTGAGACAGTTACATTACTAAGAAAAGTGTGA